A single Nostoc sp. PCC 7107 DNA region contains:
- the thiC gene encoding phosphomethylpyrimidine synthase, which yields MRKEWVAKRRGQSNVTQMHYARQGVITEEMAYVAQRENLPADLIREEVARGRMIIPANINHTNLEPMAIGIASKCKVNANIGASPNSSNLQEEVDKLQLAVKYGADTVMDLSTGGGNLDEIRTAIINASPVPIGTVPVYQALESVHGTIENLTADDFLHVIEKHAQQGVDYQTIHAGILMEHLPLVRNRITGIVSRGGGILARWMLHHHKQNPLYTHFQDIIEIFKKYDVSFSLGDSLRPGCTHDASDAAQLAELKTLGQLTRKAWEHNVQVMVEGPGHVPMDQIEFNVRKQMEECSEAPFYVLGPLVTDIAPGYDHITSAIGAAMAGWYGTAMLCYVTPKEHLGLPNAEDVRNGLIAYKIAAHAADIARHRPGARDRDDELSKARYNFDWNRQFELSLDPERAKEYHDETLPADIYKTAEFCSMCGPKFCPMQTKVDADALTELEKFLAKEPVTQG from the coding sequence ATGCGGAAAGAATGGGTTGCCAAGCGGCGTGGGCAGAGCAATGTAACTCAAATGCACTACGCACGTCAGGGTGTTATCACCGAAGAAATGGCTTACGTTGCCCAGCGGGAAAATCTTCCTGCTGACTTGATTCGTGAGGAAGTAGCACGGGGACGAATGATTATCCCGGCTAACATTAATCACACCAACTTAGAGCCGATGGCTATTGGTATCGCTTCTAAGTGCAAGGTAAATGCCAATATCGGTGCTTCACCCAACTCTTCTAACCTTCAAGAAGAAGTAGATAAATTGCAGCTGGCGGTGAAGTATGGTGCTGATACCGTGATGGATTTATCCACAGGTGGCGGTAACTTAGATGAAATTCGCACAGCTATTATCAACGCCTCACCCGTTCCCATTGGAACAGTGCCAGTGTACCAAGCTTTAGAAAGCGTCCACGGCACAATTGAAAACCTCACCGCCGATGACTTTCTCCACGTCATCGAAAAACACGCCCAGCAAGGGGTAGACTATCAAACCATCCACGCTGGTATTTTGATGGAGCATTTGCCTTTAGTCAGAAACCGCATCACAGGGATTGTTTCTCGTGGTGGTGGTATTTTGGCACGGTGGATGCTGCATCACCATAAACAAAACCCGCTTTACACCCACTTTCAAGACATTATTGAAATTTTCAAGAAATATGATGTTTCCTTCAGCTTGGGTGATTCCCTACGTCCTGGCTGTACCCATGATGCTTCCGACGCTGCACAATTAGCAGAACTTAAAACCCTCGGACAGTTAACTCGCAAAGCTTGGGAACACAATGTACAGGTGATGGTTGAAGGGCCTGGACACGTCCCAATGGATCAAATTGAATTCAACGTCCGCAAGCAAATGGAAGAGTGTTCTGAAGCACCATTCTATGTGCTAGGGCCTTTGGTAACAGATATTGCTCCTGGTTACGACCACATCACCTCCGCTATTGGCGCAGCAATGGCTGGTTGGTATGGTACAGCAATGTTGTGCTACGTTACACCTAAAGAACACTTGGGATTACCTAATGCTGAAGATGTCAGAAATGGGTTGATTGCTTATAAAATAGCAGCACACGCCGCTGATATCGCTAGACATCGCCCTGGTGCAAGAGACAGAGACGACGAATTATCTAAAGCTCGTTACAACTTTGACTGGAACCGTCAGTTTGAGTTATCCCTCGACCCTGAAAGAGCGAAGGAATATCACGACGAAACTTTACCCGCAGACATCTATAAAACGGCTGAATTTTGCTCGATGTGTGGGCCGAAGTTCTGTCCGATGCAAACTAAGGTTGATGCTGATGCACTGACAGAGCTAGAGAAGTTCTTAGCGAAGGAACCTGTAACTCAAGGTTAA
- a CDS encoding DUF262 domain-containing protein, with translation MNTIEPNSDAQSLQGFMDKATLTKSPENWEDEGDEILPFQYSITSYGADYPVDGLVKRLENGSIYIPSLQRHYVWKLEQASRFIESLLLGLPVPGIFLSKEKETQKLLVIDGQQRLRTLQYFYVGVFQVNGKDKEFALKGVQPQFEELTYQSLSDEDRRRLDDSIIHATIVNQDEPSEDDSSIYHIFQRLNTGGTTLESQEIRSSIYHGEFNDLLKQLNNNSAWRSIYGKNDKNIRMRDEELILRFLALYFKGNEYKRPLKEFLNKFMGKNRHLKYYSGEKIRDVFETTINKIYQCIGTRAFKPKRTLNASVFDAVMIGVARRLEKSDINDCEQLKLQYTNLLEDPSFLEVTVKTARTSEEENVKERIEKAINAFAEIE, from the coding sequence ATGAACACAATTGAACCAAATAGCGACGCGCAGAGTTTACAAGGTTTTATGGATAAAGCAACTTTAACTAAAAGTCCAGAAAATTGGGAAGATGAGGGAGATGAAATACTTCCATTTCAATACTCCATTACTAGTTATGGAGCAGATTACCCTGTTGATGGCCTTGTAAAACGATTAGAAAACGGCAGTATATACATCCCTTCACTTCAACGTCATTATGTATGGAAGTTGGAGCAAGCTTCACGTTTTATAGAATCACTTTTACTTGGACTACCGGTTCCAGGTATCTTTTTATCAAAAGAAAAAGAAACGCAAAAACTGTTAGTGATTGATGGCCAACAAAGATTGCGTACTCTTCAATATTTTTATGTTGGAGTATTTCAAGTTAATGGTAAAGATAAAGAGTTTGCTCTTAAAGGTGTACAACCTCAATTTGAGGAACTAACATACCAGTCCTTATCTGATGAAGATCGCCGTAGATTAGATGATTCAATCATACACGCAACAATCGTCAACCAAGATGAACCCTCTGAAGATGACAGTAGTATTTACCATATTTTTCAAAGATTGAATACAGGTGGTACAACTTTAGAGTCCCAAGAAATTCGTTCTTCTATTTATCATGGAGAATTTAATGACTTGTTAAAGCAACTTAATAATAATTCTGCTTGGCGCTCCATATATGGTAAAAATGACAAAAATATAAGAATGAGGGATGAAGAACTTATCCTTCGTTTTCTTGCACTTTATTTTAAAGGTAATGAATACAAAAGACCATTAAAAGAATTTCTTAATAAATTTATGGGAAAAAATAGACATCTTAAATACTATTCTGGAGAAAAAATTAGAGATGTATTTGAAACAACAATCAATAAAATTTATCAATGTATTGGTACTAGAGCTTTTAAACCTAAAAGAACGCTAAACGCTTCTGTATTTGATGCCGTTATGATAGGCGTTGCTCGTCGGCTCGAAAAATCTGATATCAATGACTGTGAACAATTAAAATTACAATATACAAATCTTTTAGAAGATCCAAGTTTTCTAGAAGTAACTGTAAAGACTGCACGTACTTCTGAGGAAGAAAACGTAAAAGAGAGAATAGAAAAAGCTATAAATGCTTTTGCTGAAATAGAATGA
- a CDS encoding HEPN domain-containing protein, whose translation MKNREVMRAKQKLDNLFEKVNHLPDDNELKAHWARYLCILVSGFIENSVRAIYSQYAKNKAIPNIANFVERKLDDLQNPKMEKILQLTGAFSLQWESNLRKATEGELKDAIDSIVANRNNIAHGQDVGITYATIKDYYEKAFKVIQMIENQCNP comes from the coding sequence ATGAAAAATCGTGAGGTGATGCGGGCTAAACAAAAACTGGATAACCTATTTGAAAAAGTTAATCATTTACCAGATGACAATGAGCTTAAAGCACATTGGGCAAGATATTTATGTATATTAGTTTCAGGCTTTATAGAAAATTCAGTACGTGCAATATATAGTCAATATGCAAAAAATAAGGCCATTCCAAATATAGCTAATTTTGTAGAACGTAAATTAGATGATTTACAAAACCCTAAAATGGAAAAAATACTTCAGTTAACAGGAGCATTTAGCCTACAATGGGAATCCAATCTGAGAAAAGCTACTGAAGGTGAATTAAAAGACGCAATTGATAGTATTGTTGCTAACAGAAATAATATTGCACATGGTCAAGATGTTGGTATCACGTATGCAACAATAAAAGACTATTATGAAAAAGCATTTAAAGTGATTCAAATGATTGAAAATCAATGTAACCCTTAG
- a CDS encoding IS5 family transposase (programmed frameshift) — MARKSYPTDLTDMEWEILAPLIPPAKEGGHPRTTDMREVCNAIYYHLKTGCQWNMLPGDFPPSSTVYNYYRKWQRKGVWEKLNHSLRGQVRLKLGKSTQPSALAADSQSVKTDPKKGDVYGFDGGKKVKGRKRQTLVDSLGLLLKVVVSEANAPERVLAAYALMELLEERPELLEKVEVLWVDSGYDGDKFALCVWLMIQAHVEVIRRTESEFQVLPKRWVVERTFGWFNQYHRLSKDYERLPEMSEAAIYAVMTRIMLRRLVV; from the exons ATGGCGCGAAAGTCTTACCCCACAGACTTAACAGATATGGAGTGGGAAATCCTAGCCCCCTTGATTCCACCAGCGAAAGAAGGAGGACACCCGCGCACAACTGATATGCGGGAGGTATGCAACGCTATCTACTATCACCTGAAGACAGGATGCCAATGGAATATGCTTCCGGGAGACTTCCCGCCCAGCTCAACTGTATACAACTACTACCGCAAATGGCAGCGCAAAGGGGTATGGGAAAAATTAAACCATTCATTACGCGGTCAGGTTCGCTTAAAATTAGGTAAATCAACACAACCCAGCGCCCTCGCCGCAGACAGTCAGTCAGTTAAAACTGACC CAAAAAAGGGGGATGTGTACGGTTTTGATGGCGGTAAAAAGGTAAAAGGGCGAAAGCGACAGACTTTGGTTGATAGCCTGGGATTATTGTTGAAAGTGGTTGTAAGTGAAGCAAATGCCCCAGAGCGAGTGCTTGCTGCCTATGCTTTGATGGAATTGTTAGAGGAGCGTCCTGAATTACTTGAGAAAGTTGAAGTTTTATGGGTTGATTCCGGTTATGACGGTGATAAGTTTGCTCTTTGTGTTTGGTTGATGATCCAAGCTCATGTTGAAGTCATACGGCGTACCGAGTCAGAATTTCAGGTTTTACCGAAACGTTGGGTAGTCGAAAGAACATTTGGGTGGTTTAACCAATATCATCGTCTCAGCAAAGATTATGAGCGCCTACCCGAAATGAGTGAAGCTGCTATATATGCTGTTATGACTCGGATTATGTTGCGTCGTCTTGTCGTCTAA
- a CDS encoding rRNA large subunit pseudouridine synthase E, with protein MTNSFRYLIFHKPYGVLCQFTQETPNHSTLKDYIDVPDVYAVGRLDWDSEGLLLLTNDGKLQHRLSDPRFGHQRSYWVQVERIPDADAITKLQTGVEIKDYRTRPAKVRLLPEDPPVGERHPPIRFRKNVPTAWLEMALTEGKNRQVRRMTAAVGFPTLRLIRVSIAHLNLDGLQLGQWRELSVSELKLLHNLPNKSSASRTKQPKFSE; from the coding sequence ATGACCAATAGCTTTCGGTATCTAATTTTTCATAAACCTTACGGTGTTCTCTGTCAATTTACTCAGGAAACACCTAACCATAGCACTCTCAAAGATTATATCGATGTGCCTGATGTCTATGCGGTAGGGCGCTTGGACTGGGACAGTGAAGGGTTATTACTGTTGACAAACGATGGCAAATTGCAACATCGGCTGTCTGATCCGCGTTTTGGACATCAGCGAAGTTACTGGGTACAAGTAGAGCGGATTCCCGATGCAGATGCTATAACCAAATTGCAAACGGGTGTAGAAATCAAAGATTACCGCACTCGCCCGGCAAAAGTGAGACTGTTACCCGAAGATCCACCAGTGGGCGAGCGCCACCCACCCATCAGATTTCGCAAAAATGTGCCGACAGCTTGGCTAGAAATGGCTTTGACAGAAGGCAAAAATCGTCAAGTGCGGCGGATGACTGCGGCTGTAGGGTTTCCCACTTTGCGACTCATCAGGGTGAGTATAGCCCATCTTAATTTGGATGGACTACAACTAGGCCAGTGGCGCGAGTTGAGTGTATCGGAACTCAAATTGCTGCATAACTTACCGAACAAATCTTCAGCATCTAGAACTAAGCAGCCTAAATTTTCTGAGTGA
- a CDS encoding PAS domain-containing sensor histidine kinase, which yields MSLNQRSLWHQTHQQQDTLSAPPARLELVPERTSDLELYTAEMLRRTQAELQWYRNLYENTPTIYLSLNAAGIIVSVNQFGANCLGYTPEQLIKTPVFSLFEPIDKEKLSEVFIKLCSAAQPDESINGEYRLNCPDSKITWVKTTVQISPDQDSHEKSPVILMVCQDITTYKQKEVSQQTSQTTMQTQLAEMESLSRLTEEFLSTVSHELRTPLTNMKMAIQMLGIALHKEQNFLLEMAKPAAERSKASRYFEILDNECDREINLINNFLDLKRLDSSAKPWVLETIQVQQWLWRVVELFQARNRAICKQRVILSIIPNLPPLACDPFSLERIFIELLTNACKFSPSESEITISTQLNSQNIQFHVINSGVEISSSELTHIFEKFYRIPSNDPWKQGGTGLGLALVQKLIKQLGGTIEVESGSNLTCFTIQLPLHRQVSKK from the coding sequence ATGAGCTTGAATCAGCGATCGCTCTGGCATCAAACCCACCAACAACAAGATACCTTGTCAGCACCTCCGGCTCGCTTGGAACTTGTGCCTGAACGAACCTCAGATTTAGAACTGTACACGGCAGAAATGCTACGGCGTACACAAGCAGAACTCCAGTGGTATCGAAACCTCTATGAAAATACACCGACGATTTACCTGAGTTTGAATGCAGCAGGAATAATTGTGTCTGTAAACCAGTTCGGCGCTAACTGTCTGGGTTACACACCTGAACAATTAATCAAAACTCCTGTGTTTAGTTTGTTTGAGCCAATAGACAAGGAAAAACTATCTGAGGTATTCATTAAGCTTTGCAGTGCTGCTCAACCCGATGAATCTATTAATGGAGAATATCGCCTAAACTGCCCTGATAGTAAGATTACATGGGTCAAAACTACAGTCCAGATATCGCCTGATCAAGACTCTCATGAGAAGAGTCCGGTGATTCTGATGGTGTGTCAAGACATCACCACTTACAAGCAAAAAGAAGTTAGCCAACAAACTAGCCAAACTACAATGCAGACTCAGTTGGCAGAAATGGAAAGCCTCAGTCGCCTCACAGAAGAATTTCTCAGTACAGTCTCCCATGAACTCCGTACACCATTGACAAATATGAAAATGGCGATTCAAATGCTAGGAATTGCCCTACACAAAGAACAAAATTTTTTGTTGGAAATGGCCAAGCCAGCAGCAGAACGCTCAAAAGCATCTCGCTATTTTGAAATTCTAGATAACGAGTGCGATCGCGAAATCAACCTGATTAATAACTTTCTCGATTTAAAACGGTTAGATAGCAGTGCGAAACCTTGGGTATTAGAAACTATTCAAGTCCAACAATGGCTGTGGCGGGTTGTAGAGTTATTTCAAGCACGTAATCGCGCTATATGTAAGCAAAGGGTAATTTTAAGTATCATACCTAATCTTCCGCCACTGGCTTGCGACCCTTTTAGCCTAGAGCGTATCTTCATAGAACTGCTAACTAACGCCTGTAAATTTAGCCCGTCGGAGAGTGAAATCACTATTTCCACCCAATTAAACTCACAAAATATCCAATTCCATGTGATCAATTCGGGTGTAGAAATTTCCAGTTCAGAATTAACACATATTTTTGAAAAATTCTACCGGATTCCTAGTAATGATCCGTGGAAGCAAGGTGGCACAGGATTAGGACTGGCATTAGTTCAAAAATTAATTAAGCAATTAGGAGGAACAATAGAGGTAGAAAGTGGGTCAAATCTTACCTGTTTTACCATCCAATTACCATTGCATCGTCAAGTAAGTAAAAAGTAA
- a CDS encoding serine/threonine phosphatase gives MLICPQCKFENPKANKFCQNCGTSLTHLVCHECGTEVPLNAQSCDNCGAECGQVWSAIITKEGSGDWELGSWQDVQDDLPTLPFSTEYTVPLAARPVLKVGSYIDKEQRYQLLEPLPISEENTTQTEFCVRVLDCQPYQISPIEAVLENQDQGLLTSAGREIKITRLAKAYVQLQSKGQAEIPVIHDAWQEGNTQILLIEDRSDWTRLIELWKEETTSSLQILHWLYQMTQLWAVLEPVKCRQSLLELSNLRLDEDQTLALARLYGEVEAEVNAEAEDETLSLTEQPFSVKVLGEIWQELFRQSQRTQFGAVLQIFEDLKLGKIQMIAQLRSRLEAIATELEASPIPSFSPTANQHPTAPTIIQLENARDEDSAGKNDDLPTIVLSMQLSSLEDVGRTDVGRQRQHNEDYFGIDTKVEKLEFPKNRVFQARGLYILCDGMGGHAGGEIASELAVNTVRQYFQELWTTDQRPTEENMREAVYLANEAIYQLNQQDARSGVGRMGTTLVILLIQDTEVVVAHVGDSRLYRLTRKRGLEQITVDHEVGQREIARGVEPSIAYARPDAYQLTQALGPRDESAIYPDVEFFDINEDSLLILASDGLSDNDLLETHWNTHLLPLLSSGANLEQGVNELIDLANQKNGHDNITAILVRAKVRPNMESQK, from the coding sequence ATGCTGATTTGCCCTCAGTGTAAATTTGAAAACCCCAAAGCTAATAAATTTTGTCAAAACTGTGGCACATCCCTAACTCATCTGGTTTGCCATGAATGTGGTACAGAAGTACCATTAAATGCCCAAAGTTGTGATAACTGCGGTGCAGAGTGTGGACAAGTTTGGTCGGCCATTATTACAAAAGAAGGAAGCGGGGACTGGGAATTAGGCAGTTGGCAAGATGTTCAGGATGATTTACCAACTTTACCTTTTTCCACGGAATATACTGTACCGCTTGCTGCAAGACCGGTGTTAAAAGTAGGTTCTTACATAGATAAAGAACAACGTTATCAACTCTTAGAACCTCTACCTATCTCAGAAGAGAATACAACCCAGACAGAATTTTGTGTACGAGTTTTGGATTGTCAACCGTATCAAATATCACCCATTGAAGCAGTATTAGAAAATCAAGACCAAGGATTGTTAACATCCGCAGGTAGAGAAATTAAAATTACTCGGTTAGCTAAAGCTTATGTACAATTACAATCAAAAGGGCAAGCAGAAATACCAGTAATTCATGATGCTTGGCAAGAAGGTAATACGCAGATTTTGCTAATTGAAGACCGTTCTGATTGGACAAGGTTAATTGAACTCTGGAAAGAAGAGACAACAAGTTCGTTACAAATTTTACATTGGCTTTATCAAATGACCCAACTTTGGGCAGTATTAGAACCAGTGAAATGTCGTCAAAGTTTGCTGGAATTGTCGAATCTGCGATTGGATGAAGACCAAACACTAGCTTTAGCAAGATTGTATGGGGAGGTGGAGGCAGAAGTAAATGCCGAAGCTGAAGATGAGACATTATCACTAACAGAACAGCCTTTTAGTGTGAAAGTGTTAGGGGAAATTTGGCAGGAGTTATTTAGGCAATCTCAACGTACACAATTTGGTGCTGTATTGCAGATTTTTGAGGATTTAAAACTAGGGAAAATTCAAATGATCGCCCAGTTGCGATCGCGCCTAGAAGCGATCGCTACAGAACTAGAAGCATCGCCAATTCCCAGTTTTTCGCCAACCGCCAACCAACATCCAACTGCACCCACTATCATCCAGTTAGAAAACGCACGAGATGAAGACAGTGCTGGTAAAAATGATGATTTACCCACAATTGTGCTGTCAATGCAATTAAGCAGTCTAGAAGATGTCGGACGCACAGACGTAGGTCGTCAGCGTCAGCACAACGAAGACTACTTTGGTATCGACACGAAAGTTGAGAAGCTAGAATTTCCCAAGAACCGAGTCTTCCAAGCCCGCGGTTTGTATATCCTCTGCGATGGAATGGGTGGTCATGCTGGTGGTGAAATAGCTAGTGAATTGGCTGTTAACACAGTCCGGCAATACTTCCAAGAACTTTGGACAACTGACCAGCGCCCAACTGAAGAGAATATGCGCGAAGCAGTTTATTTAGCCAATGAAGCAATTTATCAGTTAAATCAACAAGATGCCCGTTCGGGAGTTGGGCGTATGGGTACTACTTTAGTAATCCTCTTGATTCAAGATACGGAAGTAGTAGTTGCTCATGTGGGAGATAGCCGCCTCTACCGCTTAACTCGCAAACGAGGGCTAGAACAAATCACCGTAGACCATGAAGTTGGACAGCGAGAAATAGCACGGGGAGTAGAACCCAGTATAGCTTATGCACGTCCAGATGCTTATCAATTAACGCAAGCTTTGGGGCCGCGTGACGAAAGCGCCATCTACCCTGATGTTGAATTTTTTGACATTAATGAAGATAGTTTGCTCATCCTCGCTTCTGACGGTTTATCAGATAATGATTTACTAGAAACCCATTGGAATACTCATTTACTTCCTTTGCTAAGTTCTGGCGCTAACCTAGAACAGGGTGTTAACGAATTAATTGATTTGGCAAACCAAAAAAATGGTCATGACAACATTACTGCAATACTTGTACGGGCAAAAGTCCGCCCAAACATGGAAAGTCAAAAGTAA
- a CDS encoding FHA domain-containing serine/threonine-protein kinase, whose amino-acid sequence MVIVTLLEPQNKTPLKQWCFDNSAVIRIGRAADNHVVLSDSLVSRHHLELRQIRADNNDESWQIYSQGTNGTFLNGILVIQSPLPNNAVLQLAQGGPILQFQIQEILPESNAAEEKLAVSVSLSHDPARAAYTCTHEGNSPQNLFCIHCGQPLSVQQTIRQYQVLRTLGQGGMGTTYLAWDTKGWMSENPQLLVLKQMNADMAKIAKAQELFEREAHTLKSLNHPGIPKYYDFFVEGGKKYLAMELVHGQDLEKLVQMTGPVTPSKAIAWMIQTCEILDYLHSQEPPLIHRDIKPANLIVRNANNHIVVLDFGAVKEIGTTPGTRIGAEGYCAPEQERGQPLIQSDLYAIGPTLIFLLTGENPFKFFRQKGRNFRFDVANSPTITPQIREVIECVTEPLPRDRYQTARELATALAACKV is encoded by the coding sequence GTGGTTATTGTGACACTGTTAGAACCACAAAACAAAACACCTCTGAAACAGTGGTGCTTTGATAACTCCGCCGTGATTCGGATTGGCAGAGCGGCGGATAATCATGTGGTTTTATCCGATAGTTTGGTTTCCCGACATCATCTAGAACTCAGGCAAATCAGGGCTGATAACAATGATGAATCTTGGCAGATATATAGCCAAGGCACAAATGGTACTTTCCTCAATGGCATTTTAGTAATTCAAAGTCCACTACCTAATAATGCAGTTCTGCAACTGGCACAGGGAGGGCCAATACTGCAATTTCAAATTCAAGAGATATTACCCGAAAGTAATGCAGCAGAAGAAAAATTGGCTGTATCAGTGTCCTTAAGTCATGACCCTGCCAGAGCCGCTTATACTTGTACCCATGAAGGTAACTCTCCACAAAATTTGTTTTGCATCCATTGTGGTCAACCACTATCCGTGCAACAGACGATTCGTCAGTATCAGGTGTTGCGAACTTTAGGGCAAGGTGGTATGGGTACCACTTATTTAGCTTGGGATACTAAAGGCTGGATGAGTGAAAATCCGCAACTTTTGGTCTTAAAGCAAATGAACGCTGATATGGCGAAAATTGCTAAAGCTCAAGAATTGTTTGAGCGGGAAGCTCATACGCTGAAATCACTAAATCATCCAGGTATCCCCAAGTATTATGACTTTTTTGTGGAAGGTGGAAAAAAATACTTGGCGATGGAATTAGTTCATGGGCAAGATTTGGAAAAACTTGTCCAGATGACTGGGCCGGTAACGCCTAGCAAAGCGATCGCCTGGATGATTCAAACCTGCGAAATTTTAGACTATTTGCATAGCCAAGAACCACCACTAATTCATCGTGACATCAAACCCGCTAACCTGATAGTGCGAAATGCCAATAATCATATAGTGGTGCTAGATTTTGGTGCTGTTAAAGAAATTGGTACGACACCAGGAACTCGAATTGGTGCAGAAGGTTATTGCGCCCCCGAACAAGAACGGGGACAACCTCTGATTCAATCAGATTTATATGCCATTGGGCCGACACTAATTTTTCTGCTGACTGGGGAAAATCCTTTTAAATTTTTCCGCCAAAAAGGACGAAATTTCCGGTTTGATGTGGCAAACTCTCCCACGATTACACCCCAAATCAGAGAGGTGATTGAATGTGTTACAGAGCCATTGCCACGAGATCGCTATCAAACTGCTAGGGAATTAGCCACTGCATTAGCCGCTTGCAAGGTATAG
- a CDS encoding DUF4327 family protein, with protein sequence MTQQVIHPMVKLQRNVQSLVESNIIKPTDSIWKIAFLYGNDWQHWKQELLDFGFSMQDPISELLSVDAWDEE encoded by the coding sequence ATGACTCAGCAAGTAATTCACCCAATGGTGAAATTGCAGCGTAACGTGCAATCACTCGTAGAATCCAATATCATCAAACCAACTGATAGCATTTGGAAAATTGCCTTTCTCTATGGCAATGACTGGCAGCACTGGAAACAGGAACTGTTAGATTTTGGCTTCAGTATGCAAGACCCAATCAGTGAACTGCTCTCAGTAGACGCATGGGATGAAGAATAG
- a CDS encoding M48 family metallopeptidase, with protein sequence MSNSGDDYIISRQKKIDQKKRILTIVGLVSFVGSTVFGVITGLQQTHQRPQTKNVSIESSLQQQAHGYELVLQREPNNQVALEKLAIARLHLKDTKGAIALMEKLVQLHPDRQDYKVVLEDVKKQQGK encoded by the coding sequence ATGTCTAACTCTGGAGATGATTATATTATTTCCCGACAAAAGAAAATTGATCAGAAGAAAAGGATTTTAACGATAGTAGGTTTAGTATCTTTCGTTGGTTCTACGGTATTTGGGGTGATTACGGGGTTACAACAAACACATCAGCGGCCTCAAACAAAAAATGTATCTATCGAGTCTTCTTTACAGCAACAGGCACATGGTTATGAATTAGTTTTGCAAAGGGAACCAAACAACCAAGTTGCTTTAGAAAAACTAGCTATAGCTCGACTACATCTAAAGGATACCAAAGGTGCGATCGCGCTGATGGAAAAGTTAGTGCAACTACATCCTGATAGACAAGACTATAAAGTTGTTCTAGAAGATGTTAAGAAGCAGCAAGGTAAGTAA